Proteins found in one Zea mays cultivar B73 chromosome 1, Zm-B73-REFERENCE-NAM-5.0, whole genome shotgun sequence genomic segment:
- the LOC103634487 gene encoding phosphatidylinositol transfer protein 2: MVQIKEFRIVMPMSMEEYEIGLSYTIMKMEQQNTNSKEGVEVLQQAPFHEDAKLGKGHFTSKVYHLQSKIPSWMKGFAPASALAVHEDSWCAFPKSRTVIKCPLFSKCSLTIDTVTRPDNGCSENAHGLSGEQLAAREVEIIDIASVSRDYWSKAIGAPSVDLTAFKSQRTERGPLLKGWMDSCHPVMTTYKLVTMDAPIWGLGERLEDCIIAGERALFLACHRLCFAWIDEWYGMTVEQIREMERQTDMLLKKTLKKAGSNKHEGNTKTLKDELVAVGS, from the exons ATGGTTCAGATCAAAGAGTT CCGGATCGTCATGCCCATGTCCATGGAAGAG TACGAGATAGGGCTGAGCTACACCATCATGAAGATGGAGCAGCAGAACACCAACAGCAAGGAGGGCGTGGAGGTGCTGCAGCAGGCCCCGTTCCACGAGGATGCCAAGCTTGGCAAGGGCCACTTCACTTCCAAAGTTTATCATCTGCAAAG CAAGATTCCGTCATGGATGAAGGGCTTTGCACCTGCCAGCGCCCTCGCGGTGCACGAGGACTCGTGGTGTGCGTTTCCAAAGAGCAGAACAG TGATCAAG TGCCCGCTCTTCAGCAAGTGCTCACTCACCATTGACACTGTCACCAGGCCCGACAACGGTTGCTCTGAAAAT GCGCACGGTTTGAGCGGCGAGCAGTTAGCCGCGAGAGAAGTCGAGATCATCGACATCGCTTCCGTGTCGCGGGACTACTGGAGCAAGGCGATCGGCGCTCCGAGCGTCGACCTGACTGCCTTCAAGTCACAGCGGACAGAACGAGGCCCTCTTCTCAAGGGATGGATG GACTCGTGCCATCCGGTGATGACCACGTACAAGCTGGTGACCATGGACGCTCCCATATGGGGCCTCGGCGAACGCCTGGAAGACTGCATCATTGCG GGGGAGAGGGCGTTGTTCTTGGCATGCCACCGGCTGTGCTTCGCGTGGATCGACGAGTGGTACGGCATGACCGTGGAGCAGATCCGCGAGATGGAGCGGCAGACGGACATGCTGCTCAAGAAG ACGCTGAAGAAGGCCGGGAGCAATAAGCACGAGGGCAACACGAAGACGCTCAAAGACGAGCTAGTGGCCGTGGGGAGCTAG